Proteins encoded together in one Rhizobacter sp. J219 window:
- a CDS encoding DUF2325 domain-containing protein — protein MCQTPDPGLDALVMQAAAATGATVLSLPVPTSKPGSRRRRLWELDAHTHCPVVGVCLPLPTLRRIVDKALAGVALAGDYELHCGVIAECRRRTPIAEAVQRELDRRCLLALRQAALAKTTEGLAAWWQTASAGQDLAGAFWATLTHPRCTPELEHRVLGDVHMLQHQVGVARRVDLKQFEEVMHENGVLGRELAAAQQRNTRQADEHRQRHEAQQSQIVQLRAQLIGRDTLISSLKQELQTLEDAVPGLKSRQALVQDNERLMRRLHDAERGLMQAQLELERARARVDELLASAAQRAAAEPAPVGADLPEPAALADRAVLCVGGRPASVPVYRHLVERTGGRFLHHDGGDEDNPAQLDATLAAADLVICQTGCISHDAYWRVKDHCKRTGKRCVFVETPSTAGLKRALRSLVPVAESPPA, from the coding sequence ATGTGCCAGACCCCCGACCCCGGCCTCGACGCGCTCGTGATGCAGGCGGCTGCCGCCACCGGCGCGACCGTGCTCTCGCTGCCCGTGCCCACCTCCAAGCCCGGCTCGCGGCGCCGCCGCCTGTGGGAGCTCGACGCCCACACCCACTGCCCCGTCGTCGGCGTGTGCCTGCCGCTGCCCACGCTGCGCCGCATCGTCGACAAGGCGCTCGCAGGCGTTGCCTTGGCCGGCGACTACGAGCTGCACTGCGGCGTGATCGCCGAGTGCCGCCGCCGCACGCCGATTGCCGAAGCCGTGCAGCGCGAGCTCGACCGCCGCTGCCTGCTGGCGCTGCGCCAGGCCGCGCTGGCCAAGACCACCGAGGGCCTCGCCGCCTGGTGGCAGACCGCCTCGGCCGGGCAAGACCTCGCCGGCGCCTTCTGGGCCACGCTCACCCACCCACGTTGCACGCCCGAGCTGGAGCACCGCGTGCTGGGCGACGTGCACATGCTGCAGCACCAGGTCGGCGTGGCCCGCCGCGTCGACCTGAAGCAGTTCGAGGAGGTGATGCATGAAAACGGCGTGCTCGGCCGCGAGCTGGCCGCCGCCCAGCAGCGCAACACCCGCCAGGCCGACGAGCACCGCCAGCGCCACGAAGCGCAGCAGTCGCAGATCGTGCAACTGCGCGCGCAGCTGATCGGGCGCGACACGCTGATCTCGTCGCTGAAGCAGGAATTGCAGACGCTCGAAGACGCCGTGCCCGGCCTCAAGAGCCGCCAGGCGCTGGTGCAGGACAACGAGCGCCTGATGCGCCGCCTGCACGACGCCGAGCGCGGCCTGATGCAGGCCCAGCTCGAACTGGAGCGTGCGCGCGCCCGTGTCGACGAGCTGCTGGCCAGCGCTGCGCAGCGCGCCGCCGCCGAACCGGCGCCGGTCGGCGCCGACCTGCCCGAGCCCGCCGCGCTCGCCGACCGTGCCGTGCTCTGCGTCGGCGGCCGCCCGGCGAGCGTGCCGGTCTACCGCCACCTCGTCGAACGCACCGGCGGCCGTTTCCTGCACCACGACGGCGGCGACGAAGACAACCCGGCCCAGCTCGACGCCACGCTTGCCGCCGCCGACCTCGTGATCTGCCAGACCGGCTGCATCAGCCACGACGCGTACTGGCGCGTGAAGGACCACTGCAAACGCACCGGCAAACGCTGCGTCTTCGTCGAAACCCCGAGCACCGCCGGCCTCAAGCGCGCATTGCGCTCGCTGGTGCCGGTAGCAGAGTCACCGCCGGCATGA
- a CDS encoding DUF3501 family protein: MLTATSPLASSLLQAPIRNAQRRQLAAHRRSRSLALGPAMWLQFEDELTLEHQIDEVLRAEGDASLAARERERAVYAHLRPDGRHWMATLLIGLPDADERVRDLPMLNAAAHRLYVQVPRLPRVYAQANEDLPDRHLHRLSAVHFLRFEFPAPLRVALLAGADAAIGCEHDQYAWRRAIPMVLLEQLRCDLAFSSSSTHAR; encoded by the coding sequence ATGCTCACTGCGACCTCCCCGCTGGCGTCTTCGCTCCTTCAGGCGCCCATCCGAAACGCCCAGCGCCGGCAGCTCGCCGCCCACCGCCGCTCGCGCAGCCTCGCGCTCGGCCCGGCGATGTGGCTGCAGTTCGAAGACGAACTGACGCTCGAGCACCAGATCGACGAGGTGCTGCGCGCCGAGGGTGACGCCTCGCTCGCTGCCCGTGAACGCGAACGCGCCGTCTACGCCCACCTGCGCCCCGACGGCCGCCACTGGATGGCCACACTGCTGATCGGCTTGCCCGATGCCGACGAGCGCGTGCGCGACCTGCCCATGCTCAACGCAGCGGCGCATCGCCTCTATGTGCAGGTGCCACGTCTGCCGCGGGTCTACGCGCAGGCCAACGAAGACCTGCCCGATCGCCACCTCCACCGGCTCTCGGCGGTGCACTTCCTGCGCTTCGAATTCCCGGCGCCCCTGCGCGTGGCCCTGCTCGCCGGCGCCGACGCCGCCATCGGCTGCGAACACGACCAATACGCCTGGCGCCGCGCGATCCCGATGGTGCTGCTGGAGCAGCTGCGCTGCGACCTCGCCTTCTCTTCTTCGTCGACGCACGCCCGCTGA
- a CDS encoding TetR/AcrR family transcriptional regulator, whose translation MAPPPKKPRRTAERILEVTLELFNRFGEPNVSTTLISAELNISPGNLYYHYPAKDELINALFGRYEEALTQLLHAADDVRNVEDAWLFFHMLFELIWRYRFLYRDLNDLLSKNRKLETHFQAVLKDKTHAVKAVLDGLSRGNAIKLDSRAADPTATAMVVVLTYWLSYEYVRDPRHALEPDSAGPALLRGAFHVLSLLMPYLEPGQREHLLGLVGPYQKP comes from the coding sequence ATGGCCCCTCCCCCGAAGAAGCCGCGGCGCACCGCCGAGCGCATCCTCGAAGTGACGCTGGAGCTGTTCAACCGCTTCGGCGAGCCCAATGTCTCGACGACGCTGATCTCTGCCGAGCTGAACATCAGCCCCGGCAACCTCTACTACCACTACCCCGCCAAAGACGAGCTGATCAACGCGCTCTTCGGCCGCTACGAAGAAGCGCTCACCCAGCTGCTGCACGCCGCCGACGACGTGCGCAACGTGGAAGACGCCTGGCTCTTCTTCCACATGCTCTTCGAGCTGATCTGGCGCTACCGCTTCCTCTACCGCGACCTGAACGACCTCTTGAGCAAGAACCGCAAGCTGGAAACGCACTTCCAGGCGGTGCTCAAGGACAAGACGCACGCGGTCAAGGCCGTGCTCGACGGCCTGTCGCGCGGCAACGCGATCAAGCTCGACAGCCGCGCCGCCGACCCCACCGCCACCGCGATGGTGGTCGTGCTCACCTACTGGCTCAGCTACGAGTACGTGCGCGACCCGCGCCACGCGCTCGAGCCCGACAGCGCCGGCCCCGCCCTGCTGCGCGGCGCCTTCCATGTGCTGAGCCTCTTGATGCCTTACCTCGAACCCGGCCAGCGCGAGCACCTGCTCGGCCTGGTGGGCCCTTATCAAAAGCCCTGA
- a CDS encoding ABC transporter permease, with protein sequence MKIVLEGARTLLYKEMLRFYKVSVQTVAAPVLTAVLYLLIFGHVLEGRVTVFGEVGYTSFLIPGLVMMSVLQNAFANSSSSLIQSKITGNLVFLLVTPLSHWAWFVAYVGASIIRGVAVGLGVLLVTVWFAPPPVANPLWIVVFTLCGAAMMGALGLVAGLWAEKFDQIAAFQNFIVMPMTMLSGVFYSIKSLPAFWQGVSHLNPFFYMVDGFRHGFFGVSDVSPWISLLIVGASLVVVCALCLHLLRIGYKIRS encoded by the coding sequence ATGAAGATCGTGTTGGAAGGCGCGCGCACGCTGCTCTACAAGGAGATGCTGCGCTTCTACAAGGTGAGCGTGCAGACGGTGGCCGCGCCCGTGCTCACCGCGGTGCTGTACCTGCTGATCTTCGGTCACGTGCTCGAAGGCCGCGTCACGGTCTTCGGCGAGGTCGGCTACACGAGCTTCCTGATCCCCGGGCTCGTGATGATGAGCGTGCTGCAGAACGCGTTCGCCAACAGCAGCTCGTCGCTCATCCAGAGCAAGATCACCGGCAACCTTGTCTTCCTGCTGGTCACCCCGCTCAGCCACTGGGCCTGGTTCGTGGCCTACGTCGGGGCGTCCATCATCCGCGGCGTGGCGGTGGGCTTGGGCGTGCTGCTGGTGACCGTCTGGTTCGCGCCCCCGCCGGTCGCGAACCCGCTGTGGATCGTCGTCTTCACGCTGTGCGGCGCCGCGATGATGGGCGCGCTCGGGCTGGTCGCGGGCCTGTGGGCGGAGAAGTTCGACCAGATCGCGGCCTTCCAGAACTTCATCGTGATGCCCATGACCATGCTGTCGGGCGTGTTCTATTCGATCAAGTCGCTGCCCGCGTTCTGGCAAGGCGTGAGCCACCTGAACCCGTTCTTCTACATGGTGGACGGCTTCCGGCATGGCTTCTTCGGGGTGAGCGATGTGTCGCCCTGGATCAGCCTGCTCATCGTCGGCGCCAGCCTGGTGGTCGTCTGCGCGCTGTGCCTGCATTTGCTGCGCATCGGCTACAAGATCAGGTCCTGA
- a CDS encoding BolA family protein, with amino-acid sequence MADPTPADVERYIAQGLACDHLQVEGDGRHFFATVVSAEFEGKSRVSRHQRVYQALGDRMREQIHALSMKTLTPAEWASNASSASTHHH; translated from the coding sequence ATGGCCGATCCCACCCCCGCCGACGTCGAGCGCTACATCGCGCAAGGCCTCGCCTGCGACCACCTGCAGGTCGAAGGCGATGGGCGGCATTTCTTCGCCACCGTCGTCTCCGCTGAGTTCGAGGGCAAAAGCCGCGTGTCGCGCCACCAGCGGGTCTACCAGGCCCTGGGCGATAGAATGCGCGAGCAAATCCACGCGCTGTCCATGAAGACGCTGACTCCGGCCGAATGGGCTTCCAACGCCTCGTCGGCCTCCACCCACCACCATTGA
- the murA gene encoding UDP-N-acetylglucosamine 1-carboxyvinyltransferase — MDKLLIKGGRQLSGEVVISGAKNAALPELCAALLTAEPVTLTNVPRLQDVNTTLKLLRMMGVQAERSEAEPDTVAINASNVTSREATYDLVKTMRASILVLGPLLARFGEAKVSLPGGCAIGSRPVDQHIKGMQAMGAEITVEHGYIHAKTKRLKGARITTDMVTVTGTENLMMAAVLAEGETVLENAAQEPEIPDLAEMLIKMGAKIEGHGTSKIRIQGVERLGGVAHRIVPDRIEAGTFLCAVAAAGGDVTLRRARADHLDAVIDKLRDAGATIESGADWIRVRNDKRLRAVGFRTSEYPAFPTDMQAQFMALDCIAEGTARITETIFENRYMHVNELVRLGAKIEVDGHTAVVQGVPQLSGATVMATDLRASASLVIAGLVADGETVVDRIYHLDRGYDQMETKLRGIGADIQRIK; from the coding sequence ATGGACAAACTCCTCATCAAAGGTGGTCGCCAACTGAGCGGCGAGGTCGTCATCTCGGGCGCGAAGAACGCTGCCCTGCCCGAGCTGTGCGCCGCCCTGCTGACCGCCGAGCCGGTGACGCTCACCAACGTGCCGCGCCTGCAGGACGTGAACACCACGCTCAAGCTGCTGCGCATGATGGGCGTGCAGGCCGAGCGCAGCGAGGCCGAGCCGGACACGGTGGCCATCAACGCCTCGAACGTGACCTCGCGCGAAGCGACCTACGACCTGGTGAAGACCATGCGCGCGTCGATCCTCGTGTTGGGGCCGCTGCTGGCGCGCTTCGGCGAGGCCAAAGTGTCGCTGCCCGGTGGCTGCGCCATCGGCTCGCGCCCGGTCGACCAGCACATCAAGGGCATGCAGGCGATGGGGGCCGAAATCACCGTCGAACACGGCTACATCCACGCCAAGACCAAGCGCCTGAAGGGTGCCCGCATCACGACCGACATGGTCACCGTCACCGGCACCGAGAACCTGATGATGGCCGCCGTGCTGGCCGAGGGTGAGACGGTGCTGGAGAACGCGGCGCAGGAGCCCGAGATCCCGGATCTCGCCGAGATGCTCATCAAGATGGGCGCCAAGATCGAAGGCCACGGCACCAGCAAGATCCGCATCCAGGGCGTGGAGCGTCTGGGTGGCGTGGCCCACCGCATCGTGCCCGACCGCATCGAGGCCGGCACCTTCCTCTGCGCCGTGGCCGCCGCCGGTGGCGACGTGACGCTGCGCCGCGCCCGCGCCGACCATCTCGACGCCGTGATCGATAAGCTGCGCGACGCCGGCGCAACGATCGAATCAGGCGCCGACTGGATCCGTGTCAGGAACGACAAGCGCCTGCGCGCCGTGGGTTTCCGCACCAGCGAGTACCCCGCCTTCCCGACCGACATGCAGGCCCAGTTCATGGCACTCGACTGCATCGCCGAGGGCACGGCCAGGATCACCGAAACGATCTTCGAGAACCGCTACATGCACGTGAACGAACTCGTGCGCCTGGGCGCGAAGATCGAGGTCGATGGGCACACGGCGGTGGTGCAGGGCGTGCCGCAGCTCTCGGGCGCGACCGTGATGGCGACCGACCTGCGGGCCTCGGCCAGCCTCGTGATCGCCGGCCTCGTCGCCGACGGCGAAACGGTCGTCGACCGCATCTACCACCTGGACCGCGGCTACGACCAGATGGAAACCAAGCTGCGCGGCATCGGCGCGGACATCCAGCGAATCAAATGA
- the hisG gene encoding ATP phosphoribosyltransferase, whose protein sequence is MITLALSKGRIFEETLPLLKAAGIEVLEDPEKSRKLIIGTTKPEVRVVLVRATDVPTYVQYGGADLGVAGKDVLLEHGGQGLYQPLDLKIAKCRMSVATRDDFDYEAAVKQGSRIRVATKYTSCARDFFADKGVHVDVIKLYGSMELAPLTGLADAIVDLVSTGSTLKANHLVEVEEIMKISARLVVNQAALKTKREPLRQILDAIASAIPE, encoded by the coding sequence ATGATTACTCTTGCTCTGTCCAAGGGACGCATCTTCGAAGAGACCCTGCCGCTGCTGAAGGCCGCGGGCATCGAGGTGCTCGAAGACCCCGAGAAGTCGCGCAAGCTCATCATCGGCACGACCAAACCTGAGGTGCGCGTGGTGCTGGTGCGTGCGACCGACGTGCCCACCTATGTGCAATACGGCGGCGCCGACCTCGGCGTGGCCGGCAAGGACGTGCTGCTTGAGCACGGCGGCCAGGGTCTGTACCAGCCGCTCGACCTCAAGATCGCCAAGTGCCGCATGAGCGTGGCCACGCGCGACGACTTCGACTACGAAGCCGCGGTGAAGCAGGGCTCGCGCATCCGTGTCGCGACCAAGTACACGAGCTGCGCGCGCGACTTTTTCGCCGACAAGGGCGTGCATGTCGACGTGATCAAGCTCTACGGCTCGATGGAGCTCGCGCCGCTCACCGGCCTGGCCGATGCCATCGTCGACCTCGTGTCCACCGGCAGCACGCTCAAGGCCAACCACCTGGTTGAAGTGGAAGAGATCATGAAGATCTCGGCCCGTCTGGTGGTCAACCAGGCGGCGCTCAAGACCAAGCGCGAGCCCCTCCGCCAGATCCTCGACGCGATCGCGTCGGCCATTCCCGAGTAA
- the hisB gene encoding imidazoleglycerol-phosphate dehydratase HisB — protein sequence MTMRTADVTRNTNETQIRVVVNLDGTGQAKLATGIGFFDHMLDQIARHGLIDLDIDAKGDLHIDGHHTVEDVGITLGQAVAKAVGDKKGLRRYGHAYVPLDEALSRVVIDFSGRPGLHMRVNFKSGMIGAFDTQLAYEFFQGFSNHAGVTLHIDNLEGDNAHHQCETIFKAFARALRMALEIDPRAAGVIPSTKGSL from the coding sequence ATGACCATGCGCACCGCGGACGTCACCCGCAACACCAACGAGACGCAGATCCGCGTCGTGGTCAACCTCGATGGCACGGGGCAGGCCAAGCTCGCCACCGGCATCGGGTTCTTCGACCACATGCTCGACCAGATCGCCCGCCACGGGCTGATCGACCTCGACATCGACGCCAAGGGTGACCTGCACATCGACGGCCACCACACCGTCGAAGACGTGGGCATCACGCTCGGCCAGGCGGTGGCCAAGGCAGTGGGCGACAAGAAGGGCCTGCGCCGCTACGGCCACGCCTATGTGCCGCTCGACGAAGCGCTGTCGCGTGTGGTGATCGACTTCTCGGGCCGGCCCGGTCTGCACATGCGGGTCAACTTCAAGAGCGGCATGATTGGCGCGTTCGACACCCAGCTCGCCTACGAGTTCTTCCAGGGCTTCTCCAATCACGCCGGCGTGACGCTGCACATCGACAACCTGGAGGGCGACAACGCCCACCACCAGTGCGAAACCATCTTCAAGGCCTTTGCACGGGCTTTGCGGATGGCCTTGGAAATCGATCCACGCGCGGCCGGCGTTATCCCGTCCACCAAGGGTAGTCTCTGA
- the hisH gene encoding imidazole glycerol phosphate synthase subunit HisH: MKRTVVVVDHGSGNLRSVSQAVIHVAQDSGFDVLVSARAEDVRAAERVVLPGQGAIHDCMRGLKDAGLTEAVLEAAASKPLMGVCVGMQMLLDRSEEGPCDGLGLIAGEVLRFQLKGQLQPDGSRYKVPQMGWNEVIQAQPHPMWAGVPDRAYFYFLHSYYARPSDPRHSVGETEYGARFTSAVARDNIFATQFHPEKSAEHGLALYRNFLHWNP, translated from the coding sequence ATGAAACGCACGGTGGTGGTCGTCGACCACGGCAGCGGCAACCTGCGATCGGTCTCGCAGGCGGTGATCCACGTGGCGCAGGATTCCGGTTTCGACGTGTTGGTGAGCGCACGCGCCGAGGATGTCCGTGCCGCGGAACGGGTGGTCCTGCCGGGGCAGGGCGCCATCCACGACTGCATGCGTGGCCTGAAGGATGCCGGCCTCACCGAAGCGGTGCTCGAAGCGGCCGCCAGCAAGCCGCTGATGGGCGTGTGCGTGGGCATGCAGATGCTGCTCGACCGCAGCGAAGAAGGGCCGTGCGACGGGCTGGGCCTGATTGCCGGCGAGGTGCTCCGTTTCCAGCTGAAGGGCCAGTTGCAGCCCGATGGCAGCCGCTACAAGGTGCCGCAGATGGGCTGGAACGAGGTGATCCAGGCGCAGCCGCACCCGATGTGGGCCGGCGTGCCCGACCGCGCCTACTTCTACTTCCTGCACAGCTACTACGCCCGCCCGTCGGACCCGCGCCACAGCGTCGGCGAAACCGAGTACGGCGCGCGCTTTACCAGCGCCGTGGCACGCGATAACATTTTCGCCACCCAGTTCCACCCTGAGAAAAGCGCCGAGCACGGCCTCGCGCTGTACCGCAACTTCCTTCACTGGAACCCTTGA
- the hisA gene encoding 1-(5-phosphoribosyl)-5-[(5-phosphoribosylamino)methylideneamino]imidazole-4-carboxamide isomerase yields MLLIPAIDLKDGQCVRLKQGDMAASTTFGEDPAAMARRWVDAGARRLHLVDLNGAFAGKPVNEPAIKAILAEVGDEIPVQLGGGIRDLDTIERYLDDGLSFIIIGTAAVKSPGFLKDACSAFGGHIIVGLDAKDGKVATDGWSKLTGHEVIDLAKKFEDYGVEGVIYTDIGRDGMLSGINIDATVKLAQALSIPVIASGGLSNIADIEQLCAVEGEGVEGVICGRAIYTGALDFAAAQKRADELNGAD; encoded by the coding sequence ATGTTGCTGATTCCTGCGATTGACCTGAAAGACGGCCAATGTGTGCGCCTGAAACAGGGCGACATGGCTGCGTCCACCACCTTCGGCGAAGACCCGGCTGCGATGGCGCGGCGATGGGTCGATGCCGGCGCGCGGCGCCTGCACCTCGTCGACCTCAACGGTGCGTTTGCCGGCAAGCCGGTCAACGAGCCGGCGATCAAGGCGATCCTGGCCGAGGTGGGCGATGAGATCCCGGTGCAGCTGGGCGGCGGCATCCGCGACCTCGACACCATCGAGCGCTACCTCGACGACGGCCTGAGCTTCATCATCATCGGCACCGCCGCGGTGAAGAGCCCCGGCTTCCTGAAAGACGCCTGCAGCGCCTTCGGTGGCCACATCATCGTGGGCCTCGACGCGAAAGACGGCAAGGTCGCGACAGACGGCTGGAGCAAGCTCACCGGCCACGAAGTGATCGACCTCGCGAAGAAGTTCGAGGACTACGGCGTCGAAGGCGTGATCTACACCGACATCGGCCGCGACGGCATGCTCTCGGGCATCAACATCGACGCGACCGTGAAGCTGGCGCAGGCACTGTCGATTCCCGTCATCGCCTCGGGCGGCCTGTCCAACATCGCCGACATCGAGCAGCTCTGCGCGGTGGAAGGCGAGGGCGTCGAAGGTGTCATCTGCGGCCGCGCCATCTACACCGGCGCGCTCGACTTTGCCGCGGCTCAGAAGCGCGCCGACGAACTCAACGGAGCCGACTGA
- the hisF gene encoding imidazole glycerol phosphate synthase subunit HisF, whose translation MLAKRIIPCLDVTGGRVVKGVNFVELRDAGDPVEIAARYNDQGADELTFLDITATSDDRDLILHMIEAVASQVFIPLTVGGGVRTVDDVRRLLNAGADKVSFNSAAVANPQVIRDASDKYGAQCIVVAIDAKGREDGSGWDVYTHGGRKNTGLDAVEWARKMVANGAGEILLTSMDRDGTKIGFNLPLTRAVSDAVEVPVIASGGVGNLEHLVEGIQQGHADAVLAASIFHYGHHTVGEAKALMAQRGIPVRL comes from the coding sequence ATGCTGGCCAAGCGCATCATCCCCTGCCTCGACGTCACCGGAGGCCGGGTCGTCAAGGGTGTCAACTTCGTCGAACTGCGCGATGCCGGTGACCCGGTCGAGATCGCGGCCCGCTACAACGATCAGGGCGCCGACGAACTCACCTTCCTCGACATCACCGCCACCAGCGACGACCGCGACCTGATCCTGCACATGATCGAGGCGGTGGCCTCCCAGGTCTTCATTCCGCTCACGGTGGGCGGTGGCGTGCGCACCGTCGACGACGTGCGGCGCCTGCTCAATGCCGGGGCCGACAAGGTCAGCTTCAATTCCGCCGCGGTGGCCAACCCGCAGGTGATCCGTGATGCGTCCGACAAGTACGGTGCGCAGTGCATCGTGGTGGCGATCGACGCCAAGGGCCGTGAAGATGGCTCGGGCTGGGACGTCTACACCCACGGCGGGCGAAAGAACACCGGCCTTGACGCCGTCGAGTGGGCCAGGAAGATGGTCGCCAACGGCGCTGGTGAGATCCTCTTGACCAGCATGGACCGCGACGGCACCAAGATCGGCTTCAACCTGCCGCTTACCCGGGCGGTGAGCGATGCGGTCGAGGTGCCGGTGATCGCCTCCGGCGGTGTCGGCAACCTCGAGCATCTGGTCGAAGGCATCCAGCAGGGCCACGCCGACGCGGTGCTCGCTGCGAGCATCTTTCACTACGGCCACCACACCGTCGGCGAGGCCAAGGCGCTCATGGCGCAGCGCGGGATTCCCGTTCGCCTGTGA
- the rsmD gene encoding 16S rRNA (guanine(966)-N(2))-methyltransferase RsmD, protein MKPARTPHEVRIIGGQWKRTKLPVVDAPGLRPTPDRVRETLFNWLGQDLEGWRCLDAYAGSGALGFEAASRGADAVVLVERDQRLAHGLRAVQQRLKADMVRIEAADALAWMARCAPDSFELVFIDPPFDANVFEPALKAAARLVVPDGFIYLESDRAFDEATLGPGWRLHRHGKAGAVHYHLIQRGTPG, encoded by the coding sequence GTGAAGCCGGCGCGGACACCTCACGAGGTGCGGATCATTGGCGGGCAGTGGAAGCGGACGAAGCTCCCCGTCGTCGATGCGCCAGGGTTGCGACCCACGCCCGACCGGGTTCGTGAAACGCTCTTCAACTGGTTGGGCCAAGACCTCGAAGGCTGGCGCTGTCTCGATGCCTATGCCGGCAGCGGTGCGCTTGGCTTCGAAGCTGCCTCGCGTGGTGCCGATGCGGTGGTGCTGGTCGAGCGCGATCAGCGTCTGGCCCATGGACTGCGCGCCGTGCAGCAGCGCCTGAAGGCCGACATGGTGCGCATCGAAGCGGCCGATGCACTCGCCTGGATGGCGCGTTGTGCGCCGGACAGCTTCGAACTGGTGTTCATTGACCCGCCGTTCGACGCCAACGTCTTCGAGCCGGCCCTGAAAGCGGCCGCCCGCCTGGTGGTGCCCGACGGCTTCATCTACCTCGAATCCGACCGCGCCTTCGATGAAGCCACCCTGGGCCCCGGCTGGCGCCTGCACCGCCACGGCAAGGCCGGTGCCGTGCATTACCACCTGATACAGCGCGGCACGCCCGGCTAA
- the coaD gene encoding pantetheine-phosphate adenylyltransferase, translated as MTSATRLTAVYPGTFDPMTLGHEDLMHRASTLFERLILAVAAGHHKKTMFSLEERLEIATELAVKHPNVEVIAFDGLLSDFVTHHGGKVVVRGLRAVSDFEYEFQMAGMNRHLMPKVETVFLTPSDQFQFVSGTFVREIATLKGDVSKFVSPSVLKRLKARVSAKA; from the coding sequence TTGACCTCCGCCACCCGCCTCACCGCCGTCTACCCCGGGACCTTCGACCCCATGACCCTGGGCCACGAGGACCTGATGCACCGTGCCAGCACGCTCTTCGAACGCCTGATCCTGGCGGTAGCGGCCGGCCACCACAAGAAGACGATGTTCTCGCTCGAAGAGCGTCTGGAAATCGCCACCGAACTCGCTGTCAAGCACCCGAACGTCGAGGTCATCGCCTTCGACGGCCTCTTGAGCGACTTCGTCACGCACCACGGCGGCAAGGTTGTGGTGCGCGGCCTGCGCGCTGTCAGCGACTTCGAATACGAGTTCCAGATGGCCGGCATGAACCGCCACCTGATGCCCAAGGTCGAAACCGTGTTCCTGACGCCCAGCGATCAGTTCCAGTTCGTCTCGGGCACTTTCGTGCGCGAGATTGCCACCTTGAAGGGTGATGTCTCCAAGTTCGTGTCACCCTCGGTGCTCAAGCGGCTCAAGGCGCGTGTCAGCGCCAAGGCCTGA
- a CDS encoding YfhL family 4Fe-4S dicluster ferredoxin, with protein sequence MALLITDDCINCDVCEPECPNQAISLGPVIYQIDPKRCTECVGHFDEPQCVQVCPVACIPVDPNHIESKESLWDKYRRLQAASTS encoded by the coding sequence ATGGCCCTTCTCATCACCGACGATTGCATCAACTGCGACGTGTGCGAGCCCGAGTGCCCGAACCAGGCCATCTCGCTCGGCCCGGTGATTTACCAGATCGACCCCAAGCGCTGCACCGAGTGCGTGGGGCACTTTGACGAGCCGCAGTGCGTGCAGGTGTGCCCCGTCGCCTGCATCCCGGTGGACCCGAACCACATCGAGTCCAAGGAATCGCTGTGGGACAAGTACCGCCGCCTGCAGGCGGCCAGCACTTCCTAG
- the pth gene encoding aminoacyl-tRNA hydrolase yields MIRLLVGLGNPGTEYEATNHNAGFWWIDAVARELKATLAPERSYHGLVARVNRPGDQGPLWLLEPQTYMNLSGKSVAALARFFKIAPDEILVAHDELDLLPGQMKIKRGGGHAGHNGLRDIHAQLGSNDYWRLRLGIGHPGVKAEVADYVLRKPSPTSRDAIHDCIQKTLPALDLLLAGDMERATMKINAKPPRPKPPRPEGAPPATPKP; encoded by the coding sequence ATGATTCGACTGCTTGTTGGCCTGGGCAACCCGGGCACGGAATACGAAGCCACGAACCACAACGCCGGGTTCTGGTGGATCGACGCGGTGGCGCGCGAACTCAAGGCAACGCTTGCGCCCGAGCGCAGCTACCACGGCCTCGTGGCGCGGGTGAACCGGCCAGGCGACCAGGGGCCGCTGTGGCTGCTGGAGCCACAGACCTACATGAACCTGTCGGGCAAGTCGGTCGCAGCACTTGCACGCTTCTTCAAGATCGCGCCCGACGAGATCCTCGTCGCCCACGACGAACTCGACCTGCTGCCCGGCCAGATGAAGATCAAGCGCGGTGGGGGCCACGCCGGGCACAACGGGCTGCGCGACATCCACGCGCAACTCGGCTCGAACGACTACTGGCGCCTGCGCCTGGGCATCGGCCACCCTGGGGTGAAAGCCGAGGTGGCCGACTACGTGCTGCGCAAACCCTCACCCACCTCGCGCGACGCCATCCACGACTGCATCCAGAAGACACTCCCCGCGCTCGACCTGCTGCTCGCCGGTGACATGGAGCGCGCCACGATGAAGATCAACGCCAAGCCGCCGAGGCCGAAGCCGCCGCGCCCCGAAGGCGCACCGCCCGCCACACCCAAACCATGA